From a region of the bacterium genome:
- a CDS encoding replication-associated recombination protein A, which yields MNSGNSGDDLFQDAAVPTPDAPLAERMRPKTLAEFAGQEHLLGEGAILSQLIAGGTLPSLIFWGEPGTGKTTLARILAHSSNYELVQISAITTGVPELRKILERARRSAAQGRRTLMFVDEIHRWSKSQQDALLHAVEDGTVTLLGATTENPSFEVISPLLSRARVLRFQSLTADQLRTLLYRALKTDVKLKEKHIEITPEGETALLALSGGDARALYNALELAVNIAPQRKEGVIIDQKLIEHSVLRRMPIYDKKGESHYDTISAFIKSVRASDPDAAMYYLARMLSAGEDPMFVARRLIILASEDIGNANPNGIVIAVAGLQAVHAIGMPEARIILAQVTTYLASSPKSNKAYMAITQAMEAVDNETFPAAVPLHLRNPVTGLLKTEGYGEGYVYPHDFPGHFVESDNLPNPYTNTIFYDPSDQGKERDIAERLKRWWTKRRQG from the coding sequence ATGAATTCTGGCAATTCAGGCGACGATCTCTTTCAGGATGCTGCGGTGCCCACTCCCGATGCGCCGCTCGCCGAGCGCATGCGGCCCAAGACTCTGGCCGAGTTTGCCGGGCAGGAGCATCTGCTCGGTGAAGGCGCGATCCTCTCCCAACTCATCGCCGGGGGCACGCTGCCCTCCCTGATTTTCTGGGGTGAACCCGGCACGGGAAAAACCACTCTGGCCCGGATTCTGGCGCACTCCTCCAACTATGAACTGGTGCAGATATCTGCCATCACTACCGGCGTTCCCGAACTGCGCAAGATTCTCGAACGCGCGCGCCGCTCCGCTGCGCAGGGCCGCCGCACCCTGATGTTCGTGGATGAAATCCACCGCTGGTCCAAATCGCAGCAGGACGCGTTGCTGCACGCCGTGGAAGACGGCACCGTAACCCTGCTCGGCGCCACCACCGAAAATCCGTCCTTCGAAGTCATTTCGCCGCTGCTCTCACGCGCCCGCGTGCTGCGGTTTCAATCCCTTACCGCCGACCAGTTGCGCACGCTGCTTTATCGCGCCCTCAAAACCGACGTCAAGCTCAAAGAGAAGCATATCGAGATCACGCCCGAAGGCGAGACCGCGCTGCTCGCCCTCTCCGGCGGCGACGCCCGCGCGCTCTACAATGCCCTTGAGCTGGCGGTAAACATCGCGCCGCAGAGGAAGGAAGGCGTGATCATTGACCAGAAGCTCATCGAGCACAGCGTCCTCAGGCGCATGCCGATCTATGACAAGAAAGGCGAGTCGCATTACGATACGATTTCGGCCTTCATCAAGTCCGTGCGCGCCTCCGATCCCGATGCCGCCATGTACTATCTGGCGCGCATGCTCTCCGCCGGAGAAGACCCGATGTTCGTGGCCCGCAGGCTGATCATTCTGGCCAGTGAGGACATCGGCAATGCCAACCCCAACGGCATCGTCATCGCCGTAGCCGGGCTTCAGGCCGTGCATGCTATCGGCATGCCCGAAGCGCGAATCATTCTGGCGCAGGTCACCACTTACCTCGCCTCCTCCCCCAAATCCAATAAGGCCTACATGGCGATCACGCAAGCGATGGAAGCTGTCGACAATGAAACCTTCCCCGCCGCCGTCCCGCTGCACTTGCGCAATCCGGTTACCGGCCTTCTGAAGACCGAAGGTTACGGTGAAGGCTATGTCTATCCCCACGATTTCCCCGGCCATTTCGTCGAATCTGACAACCTCCCCAATCCCTATACCAACACCATCTTCTACGATCCTTCCGATCAGGGCAAAGAGCGCGATATCGCCGAAAGGCTAAAACGCTGGTGGACCAAGCGCCGGCAGGGGTAA
- a CDS encoding AAA family ATPase, with the protein MKETMTNPPSPEKVREEIAEFLKSKYGNAVAVADVDLNIPHEGTETSHNSSLDQIDFQLKPTELEAYLQQYVLHQTEAVEILATKICTHYHRRKWEMDHPDRETAVGRIKSNILMIGPTGVGKTYLVKLIADKIGVPFVKGDATKFSETGYVGGDVEDLVRSLVREAKGDISLAEYGIIYVDEIDKIASSGSMYGPDVSRSGVQRALLKLMEDTEVDLRTPHDLASQMEAVIETQRTGKAERKKVSTKNMLFIVSGAFGGLAEIIRRRLARGAMGFRRAEEIPVVDEEVITRVTTGDFLEYGFESEFVGRLPVVAQLRELSETALFDVLKNPHSAVARGKKQDFAAYGVDLNFDDDSLREVARRAHFAGIGARGLTSVLERSLMRFEKLLPTSSVRKLTVTRDLIVHPEKVAQELLTKDAVTQFQRKFLERSSLILEFTPETYPWIQEHFGSDLAHITDLLMQMFQNYEYGMKLAGLTNLRITPEILASPDAFLDQMIKTVYKAKDDEA; encoded by the coding sequence ATGAAAGAAACCATGACCAATCCGCCTTCTCCCGAGAAGGTGCGCGAGGAAATTGCCGAATTTCTGAAAAGCAAATATGGCAATGCCGTCGCCGTGGCCGATGTGGATTTGAACATCCCGCACGAAGGCACCGAAACCTCGCACAACTCCTCGCTGGATCAGATAGATTTTCAGCTCAAACCAACCGAACTCGAAGCCTACCTGCAGCAGTATGTGCTGCATCAGACCGAGGCCGTTGAAATTCTCGCCACCAAGATCTGCACCCACTATCACCGCCGCAAATGGGAGATGGACCATCCCGACCGCGAGACGGCTGTGGGCCGGATCAAGAGCAATATTCTGATGATCGGCCCCACCGGCGTCGGCAAGACCTATCTGGTCAAGCTCATCGCCGACAAAATCGGTGTGCCGTTTGTCAAAGGTGATGCCACCAAGTTCTCCGAAACCGGCTATGTCGGCGGCGACGTCGAGGACCTTGTGCGCTCGCTGGTGCGCGAAGCCAAGGGAGATATTTCCCTTGCTGAATACGGCATTATCTACGTCGACGAAATCGACAAGATCGCATCCTCCGGCAGCATGTATGGCCCAGACGTCTCCCGCAGCGGTGTGCAGCGCGCACTGCTGAAACTGATGGAAGACACCGAGGTGGATCTGCGCACGCCGCATGATCTGGCCAGCCAGATGGAAGCCGTGATCGAGACCCAGCGCACCGGCAAAGCGGAACGCAAGAAGGTCTCCACCAAGAACATGCTCTTTATCGTCTCCGGCGCCTTCGGTGGCTTGGCGGAGATCATCCGCCGCCGGCTTGCCCGCGGTGCCATGGGCTTCCGCCGCGCCGAAGAGATTCCCGTGGTTGATGAAGAAGTCATCACCCGTGTCACCACCGGCGACTTCCTCGAATACGGTTTCGAGTCCGAATTCGTGGGCCGTCTGCCCGTGGTCGCCCAGCTCCGTGAACTATCGGAGACCGCCCTGTTTGATGTGCTGAAGAATCCGCACTCGGCGGTGGCGCGCGGCAAAAAGCAGGACTTCGCCGCCTATGGCGTGGACCTGAACTTCGATGATGATTCGCTACGGGAAGTCGCACGCCGCGCTCACTTCGCGGGTATCGGCGCGCGCGGTCTAACCTCCGTGCTCGAACGCTCGCTGATGCGGTTCGAAAAGCTGCTGCCGACCTCTTCTGTCCGCAAACTGACCGTGACACGAGACTTGATCGTCCATCCGGAGAAGGTCGCGCAGGAGTTGCTGACCAAGGATGCCGTCACCCAGTTCCAGCGGAAATTCCTCGAGCGCAGCAGCCTGATTCTCGAATTTACCCCCGAGACCTATCCGTGGATTCAGGAACACTTCGGTTCCGATCTGGCACACATCACAGACCTGCTGATGCAGATGTTCCAGAACTATGAATACGGCATGAAGCTCGCCGGTCTGACCAATCTGCGCATTACGCCCGAGATCCTCGCCTCCCCCGATGCCTTCCTGGACCAGATGATCAAGACCGTCTACAAAGCCAAGGATGACGAAGCGTAG